A window from Populus trichocarpa isolate Nisqually-1 chromosome 3, P.trichocarpa_v4.1, whole genome shotgun sequence encodes these proteins:
- the LOC7493197 gene encoding chalcone synthase 1, giving the protein MVTVDEVRKGQRAEGPATIMAIGTSNPPNCVDQSTYPDYYFRVTNSEHRAELKEKFKRMCEKSMIKKRYIYLTEDMLKENPDMRAYMAPSLDARQDMVVVEVPKLGKEAATKAIKEWGQSKSKITHLVFCTTSGVDMPGADYQLTKLLGLRPSVKRLMMYQQGCFAGGTVLRLAKDLAENNKGARVLVVCSEITAIIFRGPNDTHLDSLIGQALFGDGAAAIIIGSDPVVGVEKPLFEIVSAAQTILPNSDGAIDGHLREAGLTFHLLKDVPGLISNNVEKSLTEAFKPLGISDWNSLFWIAHPGGPAILDQVEAKLGLKPEKLRATRHVLSEYGNMSSACVLFILDEMRKKSAEDGLQSTGEGLEWGVLFGFGPGLTVETVVLHSVATRV; this is encoded by the exons ATGGTGACCGTCGATGAGGTTCGGAAGGGGCAACGGGCAGAGGGTCCTGCCACGATCATGGCCATTGGAACATCAAACCCTCCGAACTGTGTTGATCAAAGCACCTACCCTGACTACTACTTTCGCGTCACAAACAGTGAGCATAGGGCGGAActtaaagaaaaattcaagcGAATGT GCGAGAAGTCCATGATCAAGAAGCGGTACATCTACTTGACCGAGGACATGTTGAAGGAAAATCCTGATATGCGCGCCTACATGGCACCTTCATTGGATGCCAGGCAAGatatggtggtggtggaggtacCAAAGTTAGGCAAAGAAGCAGCTACCAAGGCCATCAAGGAATGGGGACAGTCCAAGTCCAAAATAACTCATCTAGTGTTTTGCACAACCAGTGGTGTGGACATGCCCGGGGCTGACTATCAGCTCACTAAACTTTTAGGCCTTCGTCCATCAGTCAAACGTTTGATGATGTATCAACAAGGTTGTTTTGCTGGTGGCACGGTGCTCCGCCTAGCTAAGGACCTCGCCGAAAACAACAAAGGTGCTCGTGTGTTAGTCGTGTGCTCTGAAATAACAGCCATTATATTTCGAGGCCCTAACGATACCCATCTTGATAGCCTTATTGGTCAAGCATTGTTCGGTGATGGCGCGGCTGCTATCATAATAGGCTCTGACCCAGTGGTAGGAGTCGAGAAGCCTTTATTTGAGATAGTCTCTGCAGCCCAAACTATTCTACCCAACAGCGATGGGGCTATAGATGGACATCTCCGTGAAGCCGGGCTTACATTTCATCTTCTCAAGGATGTTCCCGGGCTTATTTCAAATAATGTTGAGAAGAGCCTGACGGAGGCGTTCAAGCCTCTAGGCATCTCGGACTGGAACTCTCTTTTCTGGATAGCGCACCCTGGTGGACCAGCAATTCTAGACCAGGTGGAGGCTAAGTTGGGGCTGAAACCAGAGAAACTGCGAGCCACTAGACATGTGCTGAGTGAGTATGGAAATATGTCGAGCGCATGTGTGCTGTTTATTCTGGATGAGATGAGAAAGAAATCTGCTGAGGATGGGCTGCAATCTACTGGAGAAGGGCTGGAATGGGGTGTGCTTTTTGGGTTTGGGCCTGGGCTCACTGTTGAGACTGTGGTGCTCCACAGTGTGGCTACTAGAGTGTAG